One part of the Lotus japonicus ecotype B-129 chromosome 2, LjGifu_v1.2 genome encodes these proteins:
- the LOC130736814 gene encoding pentatricopeptide repeat-containing protein At5g39710-like encodes MINKGFLHDFVSEFSPVLVTYNALIYAYCSSNRVDEAVRILRGMPEMGLSPDSVKITRSSSLPYSVTFSVFLNGLDKKAWTRETKERVLHWIYDMVLSVPTNLAYDTLIENCSINEFKSLVGLVKGFCIKGLENAYDTMLQWNYKPDGAAYNMYTEMVHYGFASHVLSVLTLIDALYNKRMGNELSWVIQNTLRSCNLNDSELKAMARIDGMKGKIDALLNVLAEKVMDGLLLNGGKCLIGAAPNYKGLPSHEG; translated from the exons ATGATAAACAAGGGGTTTTTGCATGATTTTGTTTCTGAGTTTTCACCCGTCCTTGTTACTTACAATGCGCTTATTTATGCCTATTGCTCTTCGAACAGGGTTGACGAGGCTGTGCGGATTTTGAGGGGCATGCCTGAGATGGGTTTGTCCCCTGATAGTGTTAAAATTACACGCAGTAGTTCTTTGCCATATTCTGTTACATTTAGTGTGTTTTTGAATGGACTTGATAAGAAAGCTTGGACAAGAGAAACTAAGGAGAGAGTTCTGCATTGGATTTATGATATGGTTTTGTCTGTCCCAACTAATTTAGCATATGATACTCTGATAGAGAACTGCAGTATTAATGAATTTAAGAGTCTGGTGGGTCTTGTCAAAGGTTTCTGCATAAAGGGTTTAGAGAATGCTTATGACACAATGCTTCAGTGGAATTATAAGCCAGATGGAGca GCGTATAATATGTACACAGAGATGGTGCATTACGGTTTTGCTTCTCATGTTCTCTCTGTACTTACTCTTATTGACGCTCTATATAATAAACGAATGGGCAATGAGCTGAGTTGGGTAatacaaaacacattgaggagTTGTAATCTCAATGATTCTGAGCTTAAAGCAATGGCTCGAATTGACGGCATGAAAGGTAAAATTGATGCTCTTTTGAATGTGTTAGCTGAAAAAGTCATGGATGGCCTGTTACTTAATGGTGGAAAGTGTTTGATAGGAGCGGCGCCTAATTATAAAGGTCTGCCGTCGCATGAAGGGTAG